The sequence below is a genomic window from Oncorhynchus keta strain PuntledgeMale-10-30-2019 unplaced genomic scaffold, Oket_V2 Un_contig_19037_pilon_pilon, whole genome shotgun sequence.
aaatctgtcgttctgcccctgaacaaggcagttaacccactgttcctaggccatcattgaaaatatgaatttgttctgaactgacttgcctagttaaataaaggtaaaaaatttaaaaaataacctgaaaggccgctcagctttacttggctcatcgcgctctagtgattccttgtggcgggccgggctccTGCAGGCTGACACTGTCGTCAGTTGAGCggtgtttcttccgacacattggtgcagctgccttccgggttaagcgggcgggtgttaaggagtgcggtttggcaggtcatgttttggaggacgcatgactcgaccttcgcctctctaATCCCGTTGGTGAGCTGCAGAGACGAGACAAGATTGTAATTGGGAGAAAATGGGgtaaaatacagaaaaaaataGGGGTTTTGGCCCATAGATTGGACAAAAGTATAGGATTATGGACTCAGAGAAATAGTTATAGGGCCATCTGTGGCAATAGGAAACGTGCCACCGTGGTTTTATACAAGACCACATGTTGATCTGAGCCTGACAGAAGTAAATAAACAGTGGTGTGGAGATGATAACATAGGAACAATAGTGGATCGATATATTAGTAATCAGTTTTATTATTGTCTTGCGGTGTATACGGATTGTTCAAAGGATCCCATGAATGGGAAGACAGGAGCAGATGTATTTTTTCCTGAGTTTGATATTAATCTATGCAAGagattatatatttatatatatatattagattaaCACATTATTTCCATGTATATTCAACAGGAATTGTTGTGATAATTGTTGTATGCGGGAGGGAAGTGCAACATAGAAGAGTAGTAATATGTTGGGACTCAGCATCAGTTTTGTGTAGTTAAAGATCTGGAAAGTCAGAACATGGTTTTATGGTTAGAAATAATGATGCTATTGTTGGGGTTACAAGAAATGTTATTGAAATTCAGTTCTGTTAGTTCCTCCTCATACAGGTGTTTATGGAAATTATATAGTAGATATGTTAGCAAAAATATCAGTGAAAGATAATATTGTGGATATACAGGTGCAGTTGGGTGGATGGGAAATTAAAACATTGATTCAGAAGAATGGATTCGATTGCTGTCAGATAATGGGAACGGAAGGAGGAGGTTATGTTGTGTGGGACGAGATTATGGCATACAGGTTTGAATTCCTCTTTGAAATTGATAGGGAAACATGATACTGGATTGTGTAATGGGTGTATGGTAGAGAAACGGTTGAACATGTATTATTATTTTGTGAAATGTATGATGTAGAAAGGGGAGAGGTTGTTTGTGCGGGTCAGATAGGTTGGACGGGAATGGGGAGTGGTTGGTGTTTTGGGTGGGGTAATGGGAGTAGTGAgaattatttgatttgattagaaatTCGGGGTTAGTTTAAGAAAGAGAATGTAGTGGTATAGATAGGTAGTTGTcggcctcacactccagtacagtaggtggcgatGTATGCACCAGTCAGTTGGTTGTGATTCGTCAATAAAACTTAAAGAAAGAagaacgaggtcaaatcatgacttCATTgctcttcaggtcggagctcaaGAAAAGAGGCCCGAGTGAGAGATAAACTGATTGGATACTTTACCTACGAGAGAAATAAGCTGAAAcaattttatgtaattaatttcattattcctttggccaaatttcatattcacaaatgtaaatttacaaacaaaacatcACATTTTCTTACCTTACAAAAATacattgaactgtattttaagacaattaaatactctactaacaaaaaaacCTGTTAGAAATATAAGTGTATGTATGTCTCTTAGGGTCCTTGTGTAATGTGATGTTGTACTAACTTAATTGTACtttgtatattatttatatatacttGTGTTCCCCATGTACTTACTGTATTGAATTGTTgttaataaaaattaaaaatacagAGGCCCGagttctgacttagaattccAAGTTCGATGACCTTTCAAAAcgttttttcccagtcggagctcgttctTTTTTCGAGTTCCCAGTTTACTTGAACGCACTGAAAGCATTGCTTTCGAAAACTGGTAAATCGATGTGAAATCTTGACGTCAGTGCTCTTCCAGGTCAGAAAGAGgccccgacttggaattccgagttcaTAACGATTTTCGCAGTAGGAGCTTGTTGTTTATTTTTCGATTTTTATTGTATTTTCTAATATCGATGCAGCATTCATAACAAATAAGTAACTCGGAACTTGGAATATCCGACATCagtgtgttcaaaacaactgggaaaacTCGATTTGAACAGTAATCAACTCGGAACTCGGCCTCTTTcagagctccgactttccgacctgaataTCAATTACGTTATGCACTTTGACCACGTATTTTTCCgtgttcccagttgttttgaatgcagcaTAAAACCAAGGATGTGACGTTTCATATGACACAGAAATAAATCCCAAAAGGTCTTAACAACAAGTCGTTCATTCGTTTCCAGTGTGTTTTTAGTTGTTATTCACTCATACGTAAAGACTAGCTTAAAACATTTGTTGGAGATTGCACCAAGATGGGGGTTGACTAGCAAGCATTTTGATTATAGTTAAACGTTTTCCCTCTAGCCAGCTAACGTTGTCGCTGGCACGTTAATTCACGGACCGGTAAATTGGTGGTACTTCTTTTAAACTAGTTAACGTTAGATATCACTTTGTAGTTGTACAGCACATAACAAGGAAGATGGGGTCGTCGAAGAAACATAAGGAGAAAGGGCGTGATAAGGATGCAGAAAGAGCGTCACCGCGAACACAAAAACACCGTCacaaggagagagacaaggaacgAAATGTCAcccgagagagggagaagaggaaacgGTCCAGATCGAAGGAAAGGAGCGGACGGGGTTCCGAGAGAGAAGGTCGCAGTAAAGGCGAAAGGAGTGCTGGGGAGCCTCGCGTAAAGAAAGAAAAAGTGGAGGCCGGATATCAAGAGAGTCCAGGTAAATGCAGGCAAATATCCTGGCTTAAAcaattacatacatacataattaGAACCAGTCAGTGCACAATACACTCATATAGTCTGCAGGTATGATATTGAAGATGCTATCTTTTCTCCTGTGTTTTTCACTTCAATTGTAAATTTCCTTTTAGGAATTGGACCACAGTCTGCAAGTGGAGATGCCTCACTTAGCATTGAA
It includes:
- the LOC127920340 gene encoding U1 small nuclear ribonucleoprotein 70 kDa-like; this encodes MGSSKKHKEKGRDKDAERASPRTQKHRHKERDKERNVTREREKRKRSRSKERSGRGSEREGRSKGERSAGEPRVKKEKVEAGYQESPGIGPQSASGDASLSIEETK